In one window of Littorina saxatilis isolate snail1 linkage group LG11, US_GU_Lsax_2.0, whole genome shotgun sequence DNA:
- the LOC138980472 gene encoding probable methyltransferase-like protein 24 isoform X2 produces the protein MTSQRNYRVLTLAVAFIAGCVVVVLYLPAVREKLTKAQDLMQLPMIQSAQGDVYKAEQDGARSRSPVTLPTVKDTLPVAKFEDDWKEWKENINLKNLRANGLVERIPDETTLKTYSAERLSAIYHSYLDNTDIICHRKLRMGKVGDGGWEICDDYEWRPVQPCIIYSFGINNDFSFDDQSGTTYGCDVYAFDPSMKAKTYKRSDRVMFYSVGIGGKSGDPERNKKGWVLHSFSNIRQMLNHTKVIDVVKMDVESAEWPSLATMVKEQQLDNVRQLLVEFHEGSDKTSRLLAHLILFHDLERIGFRKFYVSKNFHCQRKAAAVPIMRTSCYEIHFVNDNFRRSSL, from the exons ATGACGAGCCAGCGCAACTACAGAGTTCTGACCCTTGCCGTAGCGTTCATCGcgggttgtgtggtggtggttcTCTACCTTCCTGCAGTGAGAGAG AAGTTGACCAAAGCACAAGACCTGATGCAATTACCAATGATCCAGTCGGCCCAAGGTGACGTCTACAAAGCAGAGCAAGATGgggcaaggtcaaggtcgcctgTCACCCTCCCCACGGTCAAAGACACATTGCCG GTCGCTAAATTCGAGGACGACTGGAAGGAATGGAAGGAAAATATAAACTTGAAAAATCTACGAGCTAACGGCTTG GTGGAGCGTATTCCTGACGAGACTACGCTGAAAACGTACAGTGCTGAACGACTGAGTGCCATATACCACag CTACCTTGACAACACTGACATCATCTGTCACCGGAAGTTACGTATGGGCAAGGTGGGTGATGGAGGCTGGGAGATCTGTGACGACTACGAATGGCGGCCTGTTCAACCCTGCATCATCTACTCCTTCGG AATTAACAACGACTTTTCATTTGACGACCAATCTGGAACCACCTACGGTTGTGACGTGTACGCCTTTGATCCCAG CATGAAGGCGAAAACGTACAAGCGATCAGACCGCGTGATGTTCTACTCTGTCGGTATTGGAGGAAAGAGCGGCGACCCcgaaagaaacaagaaaggcTGGGTGCTACACAGCTTCTCCAACATCAGGCAGATGCTCAACCATACCAAG GTCATTGACGTGGTCAAGATGGACGTGGAGAGCGCAGAGTGGCCGTCTCTGGCCACGATGGTCAAAGAACAACAGCTGGACAATGTCCGCCAGTTGCTGGTAGAGTTCCACGAAGGGTCTGATAAGACGTCTCGTCTCCTGGCCCATCTCATCCTGTTTCACGACTTGGAGAGGATTGGCTTCAGGAAGTTCTACGTGTCCAAAAACTTCCACTGCCAGCGCAAAGCAGCTGCAGTTCCCATAATGCGAACCTCGTGTTACGAAATACATTTCGTCAACGATAATTTCAGAAGAAGTTCACTCtga
- the LOC138980472 gene encoding probable methyltransferase-like protein 24 isoform X1: protein MTSQRNYRVLTLAVAFIAGCVVVVLYLPAVREKLTKAQDLMQLPMIQSAQGDVYKAEQDGARSRSPVTLPTVKDTLPVAKFEDDWKEWKENINLKNLRANGLVERIPDETTLKTYSAERLSAIYHSYLDNTDIICHRKLRMGKVGDGGWEICDDYEWRPVQPCIIYSFGINNDFSFDDQSGTTYGCDVYAFDPSMKAKTYKRSDRVMFYSVGIGGKSGDPERNKKGWVLHSFSNIRQMLNHTKKVIDVVKMDVESAEWPSLATMVKEQQLDNVRQLLVEFHEGSDKTSRLLAHLILFHDLERIGFRKFYVSKNFHCQRKAAAVPIMRTSCYEIHFVNDNFRRSSL, encoded by the exons ATGACGAGCCAGCGCAACTACAGAGTTCTGACCCTTGCCGTAGCGTTCATCGcgggttgtgtggtggtggttcTCTACCTTCCTGCAGTGAGAGAG AAGTTGACCAAAGCACAAGACCTGATGCAATTACCAATGATCCAGTCGGCCCAAGGTGACGTCTACAAAGCAGAGCAAGATGgggcaaggtcaaggtcgcctgTCACCCTCCCCACGGTCAAAGACACATTGCCG GTCGCTAAATTCGAGGACGACTGGAAGGAATGGAAGGAAAATATAAACTTGAAAAATCTACGAGCTAACGGCTTG GTGGAGCGTATTCCTGACGAGACTACGCTGAAAACGTACAGTGCTGAACGACTGAGTGCCATATACCACag CTACCTTGACAACACTGACATCATCTGTCACCGGAAGTTACGTATGGGCAAGGTGGGTGATGGAGGCTGGGAGATCTGTGACGACTACGAATGGCGGCCTGTTCAACCCTGCATCATCTACTCCTTCGG AATTAACAACGACTTTTCATTTGACGACCAATCTGGAACCACCTACGGTTGTGACGTGTACGCCTTTGATCCCAG CATGAAGGCGAAAACGTACAAGCGATCAGACCGCGTGATGTTCTACTCTGTCGGTATTGGAGGAAAGAGCGGCGACCCcgaaagaaacaagaaaggcTGGGTGCTACACAGCTTCTCCAACATCAGGCAGATGCTCAACCATACCAAG AAGGTCATTGACGTGGTCAAGATGGACGTGGAGAGCGCAGAGTGGCCGTCTCTGGCCACGATGGTCAAAGAACAACAGCTGGACAATGTCCGCCAGTTGCTGGTAGAGTTCCACGAAGGGTCTGATAAGACGTCTCGTCTCCTGGCCCATCTCATCCTGTTTCACGACTTGGAGAGGATTGGCTTCAGGAAGTTCTACGTGTCCAAAAACTTCCACTGCCAGCGCAAAGCAGCTGCAGTTCCCATAATGCGAACCTCGTGTTACGAAATACATTTCGTCAACGATAATTTCAGAAGAAGTTCACTCtga